A genome region from Euphorbia lathyris chromosome 4, ddEupLath1.1, whole genome shotgun sequence includes the following:
- the LOC136227168 gene encoding cation/H(+) antiporter 2-like translates to MDASQYKRVICQNDSFNPLITTGMQAAIMLVISHIFHLILIPSGQPGPIANIIAGLVLGPSLLCRIKQLKEFFIMSSSLDYYQLLTFTFRVFFMFMIGLDADVPYIRRNLRLASTIAYGGMIICTFFGAASAVLILYLLRFQYNKWILIMAVPLVIANSASPIVIRLAAELKIDTANVGRLGITSSLVNEMSCVLIYCAYISVRSWTMFGHGIFSLFLILILIIVNKYLCSWFNKRNPNQKYVSNSEVLIVFLLVIGVAFVIESYGYLSTLACFFLGLMFPREGKTTRTLNRKLTYAVHNFMLPIYFGFIGFQFDVVYFTNLENVIMIGLMILLSTGGKIAGTLIACHYSKVPRNEGMILAFILNLKGHTELIMLELIPKFIAWWNRRLHSLVVIVVVLDTIIAGIVVVFMLRTHDDYFAHKNTSLESNDTESELRILSCVYNSRHISSTVGLISSMAGVNTTPITPYLIHLVELPKKHTKCKLMYHQLQDGDQFSDEEEYGGNDVLEINDVVDSFAIDTQILIHQSKVVSSYARMYEDVCSKAEDCRVSIILVHLYKHQRIDEMLETGKEGIRQSNQMVLRHAPCSVGMLVDRGHTGFKRPRPDSIQHVATLFFGGGDDREALAYSQRIVMHPYIKLTIIRFTSTSNEQLRTWDIDGCHKNDELLLSITDFEAENAKDDTSMHDFLNRYVKSFGVAYIEKNVNSEEQITTCLREFGETFSLIIVGKGKRGHCSILDGLNNWGECDPELGTLGDLLASPKLNIRSSVLVIQQHSKHMNKEVAT, encoded by the exons atggaTGCATCACAATATAAAAGAGTAATTTGCCAAAATGATTCATTTAACCCATTAATCACAACAGGAATGCAAGCAGCTATCATGTTAGTCATTTCCCACATCTTTCACCTTATCTTAATACCATCTGGACAACCTGGACCCATTGCAAATATTATT GCAGGATTGGTGTTGGGTCCTTCATTGTTGTGCCGTATCAAACAACTTAAGGAATTCTTTATCATGTCATCATCTTTAGATTACTATCAGCTGTTGACATTCACTTTTCGAGTATTTTTCATGTTCATGATTGGTTTAGACGCAGATGTTCCTTACATAAGGCGAAACTTACGTTTGGCGAGCACTATTGCCTATGGTGGTATGATCATATGCACATTCTTTGGAGCTGCTTCGGCTGTCCTTATCCTATATTTATTGAGATTTCAATACAATAAATGGATATTGATCATGGCAGTCCCATTAGTCATAGcgaactcagcttctcctaTTGTGATTCGGTTAGCAGCTGAACTCAAAATCGACACAGCGAATGTAGGGAGACTTGGAATAACATCATCATTAGTGAATGAAATGTCTTGTGTCTTAATCTATTGTGCCTACATTTCAGTTCGATCTTGGACAATGTTTGGACATGGGATTTTTAGCCTTTTCTTGATTCTAATACTTATTATTGTTAATAAGTATTTGTGTAGTTGGTTTAACAAGAGAAACCCAAACCAGAAGTATGTCTCAAACTCGGAGGTTCTTATTGTTTTCTTACTGGTTATAGGGGTTGCATTTGTTATTGAATCTTATGGTTACCTAAGTACACTTGCTTGTTTCTTTCTTGGTTTAATGTTCCCTAGAGAAGGAAAAACAACTCGAACATTGAATCGGAAACTCACTTATGCTGTTCATAACTTCATGCTTCCAATTTACTTTGGTTTCATTGGATTTCAATTTGATGTGGTTTACTTTACAAATCTTGAGAATGTCATTATGATTGGACTTATGATCCTACTGAGCACTGGAGGGAAAATTGCTGGGACTCTCATTGCTTGCCATTATTCTAAAGTTCCAAGGAATGAGGGTATGATCCTTGCTTTCATACTCAACTTGAAAGGCCATACGGAACTTATTATGCTTGAATTAATCCCCAAGTTCATT GCATGGTGGAACCGAAGACTTCATAGCTTGGTGGTAATAGTAGTGGTGCTTGACACAATAATAGCAGGAATAGTGGTGGTGTTTATGTTGAGAACACATGATGATTACTTTGCCCATAAAAATACATCCCTAGAATCAAATGATACAGAATCTGAACTCCGAATCTTATCATGTGTATACAATTCTCGTCACATTTCTTCTACAGTTGGACTTATATCATCTATGGCAGGTGTTAATACTACACCTATCACACCTTACCTAATACACTTAGTAGAACTCCCTAAGAAACATACCAAATGCAAATTAATGTATCACCAACTTCAAGATGGTGATCAATTTAGCGACGAAGAAGAATATGGTGGAAATGATGTTTTAGAGATCAATGATGTGGTTGATTCATTTGCTATAGATACTCAAATTTTGATCCACCAAAGTAAAGTTGTGTCCTCATATGCAAGAATGTACGAAGATGTTTGTAGTAAAGCAGAGGATTGTAGGGTCTCTATTATATTAGTTCATTTGTATAAGCATCAAAGGATTGATGAAATGTTGGAGACTGGGAAGGAAGGTATTAGACAAAGTAATCAAATGGTTCTTCGTCATGCTCCATGTTCAGTAGGGATGTTGGTTGATCGAGGGCATACCGGATTTAAGAGACCCAGACCTGACTCGATACAACATGTAGCAACTTTGTTCTTTGGAGGTGGTGATGATAGAGAAGCATTAGCATATAGTCAAAGGATTGTGATGCATCCTTATATTAAGTTGACAATTATACGTTTCACCTCAACATCAAATGAACAACTTCGTACTTGGGATATTGATGGATGCCATAAGAATGATGAACTTCTCTTGTCAATAACAGATTTTGAAGCTGAAAATGCAAAGGATGATACATCTATGCACGACTTCCTTAATAG GTATGTCAAGTCTTTTGGAGTTGCATACATAGAGAAGAATGTGAATTCAGAAGAGCAAATAACAACATGTTTAAGAGAATTTGGAGAAACGTTTTCATTGATTATAGTAGGAAAGGGAAAAAGAGGGCATTGTTCAATTCTAGATGGTTTAAACAATTGGGGAGAATGTGATCCAGAGCTTGGAACACTTGGAGATCTCTTGGCTTCTCCAAAATTGAATATTCGTAGTTCTGTTTTAGTTATTCAACAACACAGTAAGCATATGAATAAAGAAGTAGCCACTTAA